GCATCAGTAGAGTGTAGCAGTGCAGGCACAGATGACTGCTCATTAATGTTAACATAATTTAGAATATTTACTCatcaaaaaaaaccctgcaattCCAGCTGGAAACTCTGGAATTCCGACCTACTCAGGAAAGCACGATTAAGGTCTGCTTCACTGAGTATTCAAACACGTTTCTTCCAGGTCAAAGTCATCTGCTTTGATCTGCTGCATCGTGTTTCCTGTTGTGAGCATCCAGAAGTGCTGCAGTGAAGTGAATTATAACGtgctacttttttctttcttctttcaaaGTGATGGCAGAAACATGCTACACAGCTGTCGTAATCTGTTACCATTATTTTGTGTGCTAAACAAATCCTGCAGTGGATTATATTTCTGTAGGCAGCTCCTCATTTTTCTAGACTTTGGTGTGCCTTGTTTATGCAAAGCTGCTTCTCTGCCCTGTATCCTCCCAAAAGAAATTGAACTGCAGAAGCCTTTAAAcgcctttcttcttctctctcagACTGTTTCCCTTTAAAGCTGCACAGCAGCCTCAGGTGCAGAGTCGCCTGGTTAGTCAGTAGAATAATCGCTGGTGGAGTCTCAGAagtttgttggggttttttgttttgtttttttggggtttttttttacccgATATATTGAGCTGTTGAAGAATTTTGGGGGAGGTAATTGGATCTTCCAGTGTCAACAGTTTGCTGTGTTTACTGTGCGCTCAAGGACGGAGCCTTTGGATCTGCAGGGGAGacggtggtggtggaggagctTCTGGAGGGAGAGGAAGTATCTGTGAGTGCAATAGTTTAAGTTAAAGTCTGAGAAAACTTAAACAAacttaagaattttttttatatacatgtgcgtgtatattttttttcttccatcaaAATTGGCAAACTGCTTATCCCGCATGCTCTGGTTTTGTAGTGCCTGTGTTTCAGCGACGGCCACTCGGTGTCACAGATGCCCCCTGCACAGGATCACAAGCGGCTGCAGGACAGTGACCTGGGCCCAAACACAGGCGGCATGGGAGCTTACTGCCCCACCCCTCAGGTAACGTTAACTGTAGTCGTTCTGCACCACCCTGTTTGTGCTCTACTTTAGTTTTTGCTGGCTAATGGTTAAGCTGCTTTCTGTCACTGTGGTACAGGTGAGTCAGGACCTGCTGCAGCAAATCACAGAGACTGTTCTGCAGAAGACTGTGGATGGGATGCGTGAGGAGGGAACACCCTATGTGGGTGAGTACCATCTGTAGTCAATGTTTGCTGCAGCAGccttcatttattttcacttatcGTTTATGCCCTTGTCTTTCAGGCGTGCTGTACGCAGGCCTGATGCTGACAGAGCGGGGCCCGAAGGTGCTAGAGTTTAACTGCCGCTTCGGAGACCCCGAGTGTCAGGTGTGTGTTTCACAGGCAGACGTCCACCTTTGCATCTCCTCTCTTTAAAACTAAGCGTTTCTCTCCGCTCTTGCCATTTTCCTCCAGGTGCTGCTGCCGCTGTTGCAGAGCGACCTATATGAAGTGATCATGAACACCATGAATGGCAAACTGGCCTCCAACGCCCCCGTGTGGCACCAGGACAGCTCTGCAGTCACTGTGGTCATGGCCAGTGGCGGTTACCCCGGCTCCTACAAGAAAGGAGTCGAAATCACAGGTACAGGAAATCCGCGATTTCAGCAGGAGTCTTGTTTAAAATCGTCTGTGAGTGAAGATGGAGTGTGGCTTCACTTTTTCTGTGAGCCTCTCAGTCTGTACATGTGCAAAACTCTAGTTCCTTTTTCCTTCATGTTAATGTTTCAGTCTGTGGTTCTGTGGATGTAATAATTCTGCAatcgaaaaaaaaaaacatgcacattttATTGCAAAAAATGATCAAGTTAATGTAATGCATTAATTTCTGCAAGTGCTTTACTGAAAACACTACATCTAGATTTTTGGGACATATACTGTGTTTGCGCACGTTATAGTGCTTGGAACTATTAGTGTAACACCTTGGCTCCTCCTCAGGGTTGTCCCTGATTCAGGACATGGGGCTGCAGATTTTCCATGCCGGTACAGCCTTGAAAGAAGGAAGCGTGGTCTCCAGCGGCGGGCGGGTCTTGTCTGTCACTGCAGTGAAGTCGTCTCTGGAGCTGGCCCTGCAGGCGGCCAATCAGGGTGTGGCGGCAGTTGGCTTCCCGGACGCGGTGTACAGGCGCGACATCGGTCACCGAGCCATCGCTCACTTGAAAcagcacaggtgtgtgtgtgtggctaaaAATTCTGttgtgcttttgttcattccttTGCTGGATATCATGTATTTGAATAATAAACTGCGTCCTTGTTCTTCTTTCCGCGGGTATTAATTTTCATCTTCAGCTAATTAAGTTGTCATGTAGCTGATCTAATTCACAGTGAGGAATTCCCGACTGATTTTTAGCCTCTTTCATTAGCTTCACTGTGATAGCAGCTGCAGACCAACACGATATTACCGACTGTCACAGTTCAGTGAGTGCTGATCAGTTGTCtctgacagaggtctgacctATAAGGACAGCGGTGTGGACATTGCTGCCGGAAACAGGCTGGTGGACGTGATCAAACCCCTGGCCAAGGCAACTTCCCGTTCTGGTAATTTTGTTCTTATCTGCAGAAATTgaacacaaaaggaagaaaGGGTTTGTATTGTGTTTACACACAGCTTATGCGCTTGTATCTGTGATCGAATGTCAAACCCACAACATTGGGGGAAAATTGTTTAAATGCCACTCTGTAAacctcattttattttcttcctcttctgctGATGGAAACCTTTTTTCTAATTAGAAAACGCGTTTTCCTGCCTTTTCAGTAATTGTAGTCATTAAATGCTGTGATTTTTATTACATCTGTTTTATTCAGATAAAGCAGCCGTAGTCTAAACAACAAACTAGAACGAATGAGTcacttgtttttctgtctttgccaGGATGTAATGCAGAGCTCGGAGGCTTCGCTGGGCTCTTTGACCTGAAGGCGGCTGGATTTGTGGACCCGATCCTTGTATCTGGAACAGACGGAGTTGGGACTAAGCTCAAGGTGGGATTTCAGTCCTTTAAGGAGAATAGAGCCTGTAAACCTAGCAGTGtttggattttcttttaattttttttctttttttaaatcatcagaTCGCCCAGGCGTGCGGGCAGCACGGCATTCTGGGTCAGGACCTGGTGGCCATGTGTGTAAACGATGTGCTGGCACAGGGTGCTGAGCCGCTCTTCTTCCTCGACTACTTCTCCTGTGGTAGCCTGGATGTGGACGTGGCCGCCTCGGTGGTCAGGGGCATTGCAAAGGCCTGCGAAATGGCCGGCTGCGCGCTGCTGGGTGAGAAACAAGACGTACCATTTGAGGCTTATGAGGTAAGGTAGATCCGGTCTTGACGTTATGTTGAGTTCATGCCATCTGCTTCTGTTGCAGGTGGTGAGACGGCTGAAATGCCGAGCGTCTATCCTCCGGGAGAGTACGACCTGGCCGGGTTCTGCGTCGGCGCAGTGGAACGAGGAGCTCTGCTGCCCAGACTGGGGGATATCTCTGAGGGGCACATGCTGATTGGAGTGGCCTCCTCTGGGGTTCATAGCAATGGCTTCAGTCTTGTCCGTAAAATCCTGGAGAAGGCAAAGCTCAGCTACAGCTCCCCTGCTCCCTTTGGCAAGTCAGGACAGACTGTTGGTGAGTCAAAGAGATGAAGTGTGCCTTTCCTCCAGGTTACCCTTAACAGTTGAACTCAATTGTTTGTAATTCTGATTCCAGGGGAGGTTCTGCTGACTCCAACAAAGATCTACAGCCCCCTGCTCCTGCCGATCCTGCGCAGCGGTGCTGTCAAAGCCTACGCTCACATCACAGGTGGGGGACTCCTGGAGAACATCCCACGGGTGCTGCCACAGGAGCTGGCTGTGGATTTAGGTGAGACGAAAGCACAAACGCAAACTATAGCATAGAGACAACGACCTGAACAATGTGGAGAGGAAGAATAAGAATGTATAAAAACACTTAACAGAAGTGTTTTTATATTCAGCACAGTTGCAGCACCTCCTGATTGATTATTTACACGGTTTATGCACGGTACAGATGCCTCTCAGTGGAGCATCCCCCCAGTGTTCTCCTGGCTCCACAAGGAAGGAGGTCTGAGTGAAGAGGAGATGGCCCGCACCTTCAACTGCGGCCTGGGAGCGGTGCTGGTGGTCGCTCCCGTGGACGCTCAGAGGGTCCTGAGCCAGCTTCAAGCCCACGAGGAGGCCTGGATTGTCGGTTCGCTGGCCCACAAGGAACCTGGTGAGACTGTGAAATGCTGATGCTTAAAAACAGGCTGGCGGGACAGAAACAAAAGAGACTAAAAATGAACTTTGTGTTCACGCAGGGGCCGAACCTGTGGTGGTCCGCAACCTGAAAAACAGCCTTCTCAATGCGGGACAGGCCTCCAGCAAAGAGGTGGCAGTCGAGGCGAATGGGGGTTGTCACGACAACAGCATGGTACCACGCAAGAGGACAAAAGTAGGCGTTCTCATCTCTGGCACAGGTGTGTTTCTAATAATGGTGAAATGAGTTCATGCAAGTACCATTTGAAAAGTGGTTTAGgaaatctgtgtgtgtcacataaaagcaacagaagagtTTATAAGTCTAACATTGCCACTATCAGGCGCAATGTTTCAGTGACAAAATATCATCTAGACAAGGTATTTGCAATTTGAAAGTCATTTTGTTTTCCAAAATATTGAAGTACAGTGTCAGGTGAGGACTTCTTCCTTCTGACtaattgttttaaatgtatgcGGCTGGAGAGAGGTCACATGTAGTGTGCAAAAAAGCGAAGGAGAAGAGAAGTTGTATCCTTGTATGTCTGCTCCTTCAGAGTCAAGATAATGAAGGACCATATTTTTTAAACTGGTGTCTAAAAATAAATGACTATTCTGTTCTCCTAGGCACAAACCTGCAGGCCCTCATAGAGCAGGCCAAGCGTCCGTGCAGCTCAGCTGAGATTGTGGTGGTGATTTCCAACAAACCAGGAGTTCAAGGCCTGAAAAGAGCATCACTGGCTGGCATCCAGACCCGGGTAACAACCAGAAGTAGCTTTTCACTTaacttggggggaaaaaaatgcatttatgaTAACTTTGAGTGGGGTTTTGGAGATTTAAAGTCTGGATGAGCTCACTGATGTGAGTTTggaattaaatgaataaataaatacaccctAAGCAGTGGTCTGATCCATGTGTGCACACTTTCTGGGGGAAAAACCTGTCTGTCTGGCTCTGAATAGGTGGTAGACCACAAACTATATGGCAGCCGCGCAGAGTTCGATGGCACCATTGATCGCGTGCTGGAAGAATTTGGGGTGGAGTTGGTGTGTCTGGCTGGGTTCATGAGGATCCTCACTGGAACCTTTGTCAAGAAATGGAATGGTAGGCTCCCTGAAGCGCATCTTTTCTTCTGTGAAATATCAGAGAGATTTAAGTTTTCTTACAGTTTCAGTGCGTTTGTTGTCACAGGTAAGCTGCTGAACATCCATCCGTCTCTGCTACCCTCGTTCAAGGGTGTGAACGCTCAGAAACAGGCTCTGCAGGCTGGTGTGAGGGTCACCGGCTGCACGGTCCACTTTGTAGCAGTAAGTAGGAGCTTGTGTTTAGTTCAGATGTGAAAACCAAGAAGCAGAGTCGTGGGAGGcaggaaagtttaacattttgCTGTGGCTTCTGTACTCGATCAGGAGGAGGTGGACGCAGGAGCCATCATCGTGCAGGAGGCGGTGCCCGTGCTGGGTAGCGACACAGAGGAGAGTCTCTCCGACAGAATCAGAGAGGCCGAGCACCGAGCCTTCCCTGCAGCTCTGGAGCTGGTGGCGAGCGGCGCTGTGAGCCTTGGAGAGGATGGACGCATAAGCTGGAAATCTCActcaagttaaaataaaaaattaaaaaaattaaaaaattaataataataattatgtgCTGTTTACAGCAATTCCAGTTTACTTCCGTTACACAAAACTGGTTTTAGAGAAATTGAGGCACTAACAGAGTGATGAGTAGAAAAAGTTTACTCTTTAAAAAGTCTTCAGCTGACTTTTGTACACATGTGCTGTAGGGTCACTTAAAGCTTTTGAAAAAACCCAGATAAATGACTGCATTAACTACATTCCACATATCTTGTAGATTTGCATTGGACTCACTAAATAACAGATTTAGCATGATGAGCCTTCTTGTTACAGTATCTGAATGCTTGATTATGAGGTTTTGAATGTTATCATTGGTGACTTGATAATAAAAACTGTGGTTGAATGCAAACAGTCAATTATAAGGatttcaatcatttatttttatagtgGCTGTTTTTTGTCCATGGCTACATGGAAGGACATTTAGGACTAAATGTCCTTCCATGGAGCCAGCTTGGATTAAAAATATCCTTTGACTGATCCAATTCCTTGCAGTTTTCCCATGCTGTTCGTCCTCTGGAGATTCAACAGCTGTCCAGTTGTCCATGATTTGCTCTTGTTGAATTCTACCTCAGGGGCTAAAAGAAATGCATCCTGGACAAACATGTCCAAGGAGGTCATGTTTGTTGGTTCCTGTGGAAACGCAGGACGGACAGCCTCTCGTTTCTCGCTCTTGTAGACAAACAGGACTCTCCCTTCAAGCCACTTTGGCTCAGTAGGTGGATGATCTCCTCTGGTTaagaaaaagggggggaaacaaCTATTCAAGCTTCAATTCCTTACAATGAATAATTTGCAATGAATAAAGTCAACCAACCTGGATCATTCTCAGCAATTGTGATGAGGTAAAACAGCCCTTTATCGGAcagcagctgcaccacagcTGGCAGAAATCTGTCTGTCACctctcgccctctctccccTCCAGCCCAGGCGGCTTCGATGCCTGTGCTGCCCacctgaaaaagaaaacccacTGAGTAACTGGAGGTTAATGCACCATGCCTGAACTTCATTAACCCTGCTGAGCTATGTGATGCACCTCTTCTGAAGGCGTAACCACGTAGGGAGGGTTAAAGAGGAGTATGTCCACTTtcccacacagctgggggagaAGAGAGTCAGCCTGCAGGAGGAACAACATTCAGATATGCAGGTTGTGAAAACCCCAAACCATAAGAGCAGCTGAAGATTACCAGGTCTGTGATCACCGGCTGCAGGGACACCCTGTTACAAGAAGCAGTCTCTGCTGTGCATTGTGCTGCTGCAGGATTCACATCAGTGCAACTGAAACATAAATGCATGCGTACATGAAACTGGATGCTATGTTCTACATCAGTAAGTCCCATTGGCTGGACATTGCTGCTAGGTACCAGAATGGCTCACATATATAAAGCCGAAGGTCCCACCACCGACGCCAGGAATGCAGACACCACTCCTGAGCCACTGCCCACCTCCAAACATACACACGGGCTGAAAACGGTGAAGAGGCAGTTAAGACTCtgataaaaatgtgtgtgtgtctactgGAAATAATACTCGATCTATGGCTACCTCATCCGCTGTAGCCGGTCTGCGTCTTTCTCCAGAGCATCAATCAGGAGGAAGGAGTCCTCCGCCGGCTCGTAAACCTCTCGGAAGTCTCCTCGTCCAGCGTGGGAATAAAGCGGCGTGGGGTAGCTCGTACTCATGCTCACTCTACAGCTCACTAAATATCCGCTCCTCCATCTGCTGGCCCACACTAAGGAATCAAGCTCGGCAGAGCCACTATTTAATGTTTGATGACAATATGCCTAAACTCATGCTAAAAATAAAGGTAGCTCAGCCCCGGAGACGTTCTTGCTGTACTTCcttatagggctttggagttgacgtcacgccgcagtGTATTGTGGGATCGCGGCGCCATGTCAGAAggcaacaaatcaaaacaaacacactggccCTTTCTCAATTCTAAGTACGCGAGTGTGATGCATTTGTTAAATGATTGAGGTAAAATTTTATTAGAAGATTTCACCACCAATTATAATctgcaaataaataacaaagaatTTCAAAAAATTACTAAGGCTATCCCTCAAAACATTCTATGTACAGCATATAATCTTTTTCAAAACCCTGACTAGATCCCCTGACCTCCCTGAACTCTTGGTAAATGGGCATAACATTACAGCTAACAGTCTAAAAAACTCCCAAATTAGGGAATTATTTActaatgtttttttcccttataGATCCAATCCAAATTCCATCTCACATCTGTTCTCTAGTGATCAAAAGTAAGAGATCACTagatcttgtttgtttgtttgtttgcttgctttgaTTCTGTTTgggggtttgtttttatttatttgttgttgtttgtactTCCTGTTCATTATCTATCTTCTATATGTTGGAATTCAGCCTGTTCTGATACTATTTCATGTTGGGAAAATAGAATGTTTGTAGAGATTGCCATAATTGTTGTACTGTTCTgtgcaaatttttaaaaaaaaaaagtacgcGAGTACGTACTCACGTTCTCGGCGAGACCGGACTTGGCGAGAACGCGAGCACGGACTTGTACAATTGGAACACCAGCGtacttgatgatgtcacaggtccagagtttttactgccgtcccctcttaatttaactgtgagtaatatgttatgaagcttaactttaatcacagccaaaccggtttactcaggaacaaataaaacactgaaataaaccaaacattaacatttagaagtgatctaagtgacttatatatcatgtttaacctcagtAGTGAAAGctctattacagttttttacagtcgCTAACAAGCGCCTACCCATACTTCAGATACTTTTTCTAAACTCTTAACACAGACCCAcacctacaaaacacaattgGCCAAATGGATAATATCCTTCCCAAAAATacactttgttaaatatatactaACTCCTCATTTCAAAATTAGAACACATCTttctctgcacacactaactgtacaaaaacactataaatctgactcaaaatgaaattagtctgtcaaagaataacacttgttttcacttcacaaggtacatgcagtcaatcaaagtacaccaggtttcaaaatactggctattattgacattacaaaaactgcatagacttttatgtttcagtttcacAGGTATTTGCATGCGAAACATGCAATCCACCATATTGACACCAGAAATGTCTTGGTTGGTAACTGTATGtccacatgtacagtaatgttcacattcaaaagcattccagtaaaaagcaaacaagtttctgtttctttactgtttaccacaggaggtacagtagaaacacggtatgataggacagagaaagttttacagtattgcttacagtgaacaaaatatccatgaaacacacaagagcattctgaacaaaaaaacaacagcaaaaagccaagataaaaagggggggaggggggctaaaaaaaggcaaaaaagttGCATCTAATCTCTGCGATCTTCAGGGTTAGGCCACatgttttcatcaacatcacaTCTGATGTCAGCCAAGTCGATGCACCTGGGATAAAACCGCCTGGTATGTCGGATCCACCCTTGGCAATCGTCAACTGTGATGTCCCTGGAGCCAGCATCCATGGCTTCAAGGAGGGACATCTGGTCATGTGGCTATTTTTATGACCAATAAACCTTCCACCGCCATGCAGAAAAGAACtcctctatggggttgaggaaaGGTGAATAGGGTGGAAGGAAGAGACTCACCAGTCTTGGGTGGACTTCAAACCATGTTGTTATTGCTTGCGAGTGATGGAAAGCCACATTGTCCCAGGTAATTACAAAGGTCCTCATGTTTTCACCCTCCTGACCCTGCTCTGGAACCAGGCGCTGGTGGAGATCATTGAGAAAGGCAAGCAAGCGCTCTGTATTATAGGGTCCAACCTGACATTTGTGAAGGAGTAATCCTGCATTTGCAATTGCTGCACACATGGTAATGTTTGCCCCTCTCTGTCCTGGCACATCAACTGTGGCCCTTTTTCCAATTACATTCCGTCCACGTCGACGCCTTTTGGCCAGATTGAATCCTGCCTCATCGATGTATATGAATTCATGAGGGGCCTGGTTGGCCTCCAATTCCATAACTCTCTGAAACAAAGTTTATGTAAGTCATGTTAGTACTGTATACCATACTGTACTGTAACCTAGTATTGTGTAGGTTACCTACTTGCAAAGTGCAAAGCTTATAGAACTGGACATTGGATTGAATATACACTGTACCTGGACATATTGTCGTCGTAGCTCCTTGACcctctcactgttcctctcaaaggGAACAGTGTATAGCTGCTTCATCCGCACTCTATGTTTGGACAATGTCCGCGAAATGGTTGTGAGGCTGATTCTATCGATATTGTCGAATATCTCATGGTCCGCCACAATTCTGGTTTGTATTTCACGcagttttattgcattatttgCAGTAACCATTTCCACAATGGCAAGCTCCTGATCATTACTGAGGAGCTTTCCTCTTCCCCCAGAGGGTGGAAGACGTTGCATTCTTTAGAAAGACAGACAATTCAACATATGCATTACTGTATGACCATATTGACATGTCAAGTGAGAATAGAAACAATCCATGTAAAATGCAATACTTACCTGTTGGTTTGTTGAAAGGTGCGTATAATGGAGGCAACCGTTGACCGCCTCAAATTGGGCTGCACTCTTTCACCAGCCTCTCTTAGTGAAAGACcatggttgattacatggtcaatGATAGTGGCACGGATTTCATCACTGACTACTGTTCTTGCAGCCCTTGGAATGCCACCACCACGCATTCTTACACCTCTACCTTGCCCTCTCCTTGggcctgctcttctccctgggcCCCTTGCTCTTACTCTTCCTCGACCAGACATtacagtgtttgtcttttttttgtttccaaaaacatcaCTCCTCAAGGTCTTGCCTTATAAACCCCACTGAGTCTAAGCCAGAATGGAAGAAGCTGTGGTTGGCCCAATTTACCCAACATAAATAAGCTGTGTCTCAATTAttcagttgtttgtttgtttacagctgagatatatttttgatattgatattgttttTGTACTGATATCATTGCAGGGGCAGAGGTTTTTATACTGTATCTACGGTTTggaatattgtttt
The window above is part of the Maylandia zebra isolate NMK-2024a linkage group LG23, Mzebra_GT3a, whole genome shotgun sequence genome. Proteins encoded here:
- the gart gene encoding trifunctional purine biosynthetic protein adenosine-3, with amino-acid sequence MAGRVLVVGGGGREHALAWKLAQSPQVQQVLVAPGNAGTAGCGKISNSEVSVSNHTILAQFCKDHHVGLVVVGPEVPLAAGIVDDLTAAGVPCFGPSAKAAQLEASKSFSKAFMERHGIPTARYGSFTDPQQACHYIRTADFPALVVKASGLAAGKGVIVARDQDEACQAVMDIMKDGAFGSAGETVVVEELLEGEEVSCLCFSDGHSVSQMPPAQDHKRLQDSDLGPNTGGMGAYCPTPQVSQDLLQQITETVLQKTVDGMREEGTPYVGVLYAGLMLTERGPKVLEFNCRFGDPECQVLLPLLQSDLYEVIMNTMNGKLASNAPVWHQDSSAVTVVMASGGYPGSYKKGVEITGLSLIQDMGLQIFHAGTALKEGSVVSSGGRVLSVTAVKSSLELALQAANQGVAAVGFPDAVYRRDIGHRAIAHLKQHRGLTYKDSGVDIAAGNRLVDVIKPLAKATSRSGCNAELGGFAGLFDLKAAGFVDPILVSGTDGVGTKLKIAQACGQHGILGQDLVAMCVNDVLAQGAEPLFFLDYFSCGSLDVDVAASVVRGIAKACEMAGCALLGGETAEMPSVYPPGEYDLAGFCVGAVERGALLPRLGDISEGHMLIGVASSGVHSNGFSLVRKILEKAKLSYSSPAPFGKSGQTVGEVLLTPTKIYSPLLLPILRSGAVKAYAHITGGGLLENIPRVLPQELAVDLDASQWSIPPVFSWLHKEGGLSEEEMARTFNCGLGAVLVVAPVDAQRVLSQLQAHEEAWIVGSLAHKEPGAEPVVVRNLKNSLLNAGQASSKEVAVEANGGCHDNSMVPRKRTKVGVLISGTGTNLQALIEQAKRPCSSAEIVVVISNKPGVQGLKRASLAGIQTRVVDHKLYGSRAEFDGTIDRVLEEFGVELVCLAGFMRILTGTFVKKWNGKLLNIHPSLLPSFKGVNAQKQALQAGVRVTGCTVHFVAEEVDAGAIIVQEAVPVLGSDTEESLSDRIREAEHRAFPAALELVASGAVSLGEDGRISWKSHSS
- the hemk2 gene encoding methyltransferase N6AMT1; protein product: MSTSYPTPLYSHAGRGDFREVYEPAEDSFLLIDALEKDADRLQRMSPCVCLEVGSGSGVVSAFLASVVGPSALYICTDVNPAAAQCTAETASCNRVSLQPVITDLADSLLPQLCGKVDILLFNPPYVVTPSEEVGSTGIEAAWAGGERGREVTDRFLPAVVQLLSDKGLFYLITIAENDPEEIIHLLSQSGLKGESCLSTRARNERLSVLRFHRNQQT